A stretch of Larus michahellis chromosome Z, bLarMic1.1, whole genome shotgun sequence DNA encodes these proteins:
- the LOC141736392 gene encoding uncharacterized protein LOC141736392, which yields MERPPRRPPGSPALPALRGQRRALRPAGARSGAGPWAPLRRGDGDTGSGTRRVPRGRAGAGRGGAAPAVGRKKAAGGSAASSAGGGGPGGGTAQRPPGRGRGRAGSRCPGLPGARSGGAGRSHGPGPPRGPPSPPAPSSGCSAPRSPAAGVREAGAGRGMARRAGSTAADELANAAARGDLQRLRELLDGGADPNAVNSYGRTPIQVMMLGSPRVAELLLQRGGDPNRPDPRTGCLPAHDAARAGFLETLAALHRAGARLDLPDGRGRLPLDVASGGPHGPVARYLRHPPPRA from the exons atggagAGACCGCCCCGACGCCCGCCCGGGAGCCCGGCCCTCCCGGCCCTGCGAGGGCAGCGCAGGGcgctccgccccgccggggcAAGGTCGGGGGCCGGCCCCTGGGCTCCGCTCCGCCGCGGTGACGGTGACACGGGCTCAGGGACGAGACGGgtcccgcggggccgggccggggcgggccggggcggagcggcaccggctgtggggagaaaaaaagcggCGGGAGGCTCCGCCGCGTCCTCGGCAGGcggaggcggccccggcggcggcaccGCGCAGCGACctccgggccggggccggggccgggccgggtcgcGCTGCCCCGGGCTGCCGGGTgcgcggagcggcggcgccgggcgctCCCATGGGCCGGGCCCCCCGCGCGGGCCGCCATcgcccccagccccgagcagcgGCTGCAGCGCTCCGCGGAGCCCGGCCGCCGGCGTGCGtgaggccggggcgggccggggcatggcgcggcgggcgggcagcaCGGCGGCGGACGAGCTGGCCAACGCCGCCGCCCGCGGCGACCTGCAGCGCCTGAGGGAGCTGCTGGACGGCGGGGCGGACCCCAACGCCGTCAACTCCTACGGCCGGACCCCCATCCAG GTGATGATGCTGGGCAGCCCGCGGGTGgccgagctgctgctgcagcgcgGAGGCGACCCCAACCGCCCCGACCCGCGCACCGGCTGCCTCCCGGCCCACGACGCGGCCCGCGCCGGCTTCCTGGAGACGCTGGCGGCCCTGCACCGCGCCGGGGCCCGCCTCGACCTGCCCGACGGCCGCGGCCGCCTCCCCCTCGACGTGGCGTCGGGGGGCCCGCACGGACCGGTGGCCCGGTACCTGCGACATCCGCCGCCCCGCGCCTAG